A DNA window from Brachionichthys hirsutus isolate HB-005 chromosome 10, CSIRO-AGI_Bhir_v1, whole genome shotgun sequence contains the following coding sequences:
- the zgc:163098 gene encoding U2 snRNP-associated SURP motif-containing protein: MADRKGTPITPAKTLTKKDQKELKKKEEEKTAEVFEEFLASFESSDKKKLKSFVRGGIANATKEEEAGDITKGKLYRPSAKHVSSSQQVCPGSPSESRKTTFKRKADEKKKSNLELFKEELKIIQEEREERHRRKKNDPGGGREVTGRGFGDLDLSLLGRSALYDDLTVPTTTNIYINSISPKMNEEILCKEFAKYGPLASVKIMWPRTDDERCRTSNRAFVAYMTRKDSERAMAALDGKVIMGFEMKLGWGKPARIPPQPLYTSLAVRATPPPPSGLPFNAQQKDRFRNDFTKPLSTSKEDLDKTLSEAVVKVVIPTERNLLFLIHRMIEFVVREGHVFEAIIMNKEKNNPDYKFLFDNKSQDHVYYRWKLFSILQGETPQKWRTTEFRMFRGGSAWRPPALNNYSERAEDGAAENETPAEEEVKKGQLRAEHRQRLEMLLRDLTPSRGDVANAMLYCLDRADAAEEVVGHVTESFSSLHTPLQKKIATLFLVSDILHNSCAKVAGASYYRKFFETKLMQIFGDLNTAHKNIQARLQAEQFKQRVMSCFRAWEDWAIYPGPYLIHLQNIFLGYAKAVAEEQTVPTERLSSGVDGAPMRSTPTDGLPLDRGHGDDIDGCPMSWDPLDGIAIDDIDGVPLGVAAGDIDGMPFDQSNVSLSTVPPSKWERTGAIAELSQDKMKSKWDKVAEQEGKTKGNARINSKDGDEDSESDSSGDSCSSPKYDNADLQGSLRGFQMSESKRKRLRELEVKVMKIQDELESGKRPMKPGVSIQQQVEQYRNKLLQKEFEKDEDKNETPTSKPQDKSKDERRDKERSKRSEDRDGRQRWGKDPDDQTRKSRSISPLKQNRTRSPKWSKRSQSRSRSPHRSHKKKKKSKQ, translated from the exons ATGGCAGACAGAAAGGGAACTCCTATCACTCCAGCCAAAACTCTCACAAAGAAAGACCAAAAAGAGCTCAAGAAAAAG gaggaagagaaaacggCCGAGGTCTTTGAAGAATTCTTGGCATCGTTTGAGTCCAGTGACAAAAAGAAGCTGAAAAGTTTTGTCCGTGGGGGGATCGCCAACGCAACCAAAG aggAGGAAGCGGGAGATATCACGAAAGGTAAACTATATCGACCGAGTGCAAAGCATGTCTCCTCATCCCAGCAAGTCTGTCCAGGATCGCCCTCTGAAAGCAGAAAGACT ACATTTAAAAGGAAGGCGGacgaaaagaagaagagcaatcTCGAACTCTTCAAAGAAGAACTTAAGAT AATACAAGAAGAGCGTGAGGAAAGACATCGACGGAAGAAAAATGACCCTGGCGGAGGACGAGAAGTAACGGGGCGAGGGTTCGGGGATCTGGACTTGTCATTGTTGGGACGATCAG CATTATACGACGACCTAACGGTGCCAACCACCACGAACATCTACATCAACTCCATCAGCCCGAAG ATGAACGAGGAGATCCTCTGCAAAGAGTTCGCCAAGTACGGCCCGCTGGCCAGCGTGAAGATCATGTGGCCCCGAACAGACGACGAGCGCTGCAGGACCTCCAACCGAGCGTTCGTGGCCTACATGACCCGCAAAGACTCAGAGAGAGCCATGGCCGCACTTGATG GCAAAGTGATTATGGGATTTGAAATGAAGCTGGGCTGGGGTAAGCCAGCTCGCATCCCGCCTCAGCCCCTCTACACATCGTTGGCTGTCAGGGCcacgcccccgcccccctccggGCTGCCCTTCAATGCCCAGCAGAAGGATCGCTTCCGCAATGACTTCACCAAGCCGCTGAGCACGTCCAAAGAGGATCTGGACAAG ACTCTGTCCGAAGCTGTAGTGAAAGTGGTTATCCCGACAGAAAG gaatCTATTATTCCTCATTCACAGGATGATAGAGTTCGTGGTGCGTGAAGGCCACGTGTTTGAAGCCATAATAATGAACAAGGAGAAAAACAATCCCGACTATAA GTTCCTTTTTGACAACAAAAGCCAAGATCACGTGTACTATCGCTGGAAGCTGTTCTCCATCCTCCAG GGAGAGACTCCTCAAAAGTGGAGAACCACAGAATTCCGTATGTTCCGCGGCGGCTCCGCCTGGCGACCTCCCGCCTTAAACAATTACTCCGAGAGAGCCGAGGACGGCGCGGCGGAGAATGAAACCCCTGCCGAGGAAGAGGTGAAGAAAGGGCAGCTCAGAGCcga GCACAGACAGAGGCTGGAGATGCTGCTCAGAGATCTCACCCCGAGCAGGGGGGACGTAGCCAACGCCATGCTGTACTGTCTGGATCGGGCGGACGCAGCGGAGGAAGTGGTGGGGCACGTCACCGAGAGCTTCTCCTCGCTTCACACTCCCCTCCAGAAGAAG ATCGCCACATTGTTCCTCGTGTCGGACATCTTGCACAACTCCTGTGCCAAAGTAGCTGGAGCATCATATTATCGTAAATT tTTTGAAACcaagttaatgcagatatttgGAGATCTTAACACGgcacacaaaaacatacaagCCAGGCTGCAAGCAGAACAGTTTAAG CAAAGGGTCATGAGTTGTTTCCGAGCTTGGGAGGACTGGGCCATATACCCGGGGCCTTACCTAATCCACCTTCAGAACATCTTCCTGGGCTACGCCAAAGCAGTGGCGGAGGAGCAGACGGTCCCCACGGAG AGACTCTCCTCTGGCGTCGACGGCGCGCCGATGCGCAGCACGCCCACGGACGGGCTGCCTCTGGACAGAGGCCACGGGGATGACATTGACGGCTGCCCAATGAGCTGGGATCCTCTGGATGGCATCGCTATTGACGACATAGACGGGGTTCCCTTGGGAGTCGCCGCAGGCGATATTGATGGGATGCCCT TTGATCAGAGCAACGTTTCTCTCTCCACAGTGCCCCCGTCTAAGTGGGAGAGGACGGGTGCTATTGCTGAACTTTCTCAAG ACAAGATGAAGTCAAAATGGGACAAGGTGGCCGAGCAAGAGGGCAAAACCAAAGGGAATGCCCG TATAAACTCTAAAGATGGAGATGAGGACTCAGAAAGTGACAGTAGCGGCGACTCATGCAGTTCACCCAAGTACGACAACGCAGACCTCCAGGGCTCCCTGAGAGGTTTTCAGATGTCCGAGAGCAAAAGGAAAAGGTTGAGAGAGCTCGAG GTAAAGGTGATGAAGATCCAAGACGAACTGGAATCCGGAAAGAGGCCGATGAAGCCTGGAGTGAGCATCCAGCAACAAGTGGAGCAGTACAGGAACAAACTGCTCCAGAAA GAGTTTGAAAAAGATGAAGACAAGAATGAGACACCGACATCTAAGCCCCAAGACAAGTCAAAGGATGAAAGGAGGGACAAAGAAAGGAGCAAAAGAAGCGAGGACAGGGACGGCAGGCAACGGTGGGGCAAAGACCCAGATGACCAAACCAGAAAATCAAGGAGCATCTCCCCCTTAAAGCAA AACAGAACAAGATCTCCAAAATGGTCCAAACGTTCCCAGTCCAGGTCTCGGTCTCCTCATCGCtcccataaaaagaaaaagaagagcaaGCAATGA